The genomic segment CGACGATCTTCTCCGACTGTCGCGAGTCTCTCGCGCCGAACTGGTGGTCAATGAAGTAGATATCAGTTCTCTCGCGCGGAGGACTGTCGAGCAATTACGAACCAGCGAGCCAAACCGGCAGGTTGAAGTCCATATCGAAGATGGATTGTATGTACAGGGGGATCAACAACTGTTGGCGGTACTGCTTGAGAATCTGCTCGGGAATGCCTGGAAATTTACCGCGCGCAAGGCACGGCCCGTGATCCGACTTGGATCGATGATACAGGATGGCGAACGAGTGTTGTACGTGCGGGACAATGGCGCCGGTTTCGACATGACGTATGTCGACAAGCTGTTCAATGCCTTCCAGCGCCTGCACACGGAAGGCGAGTTTGCGGGTACCGGGATCGGCCTGGCGACAGTCCGACGAATTATTCGGCGACATGGCGGCGATGTCTGGGCGGAGGGAGCGATAAACGAGGGCGCGACTTTCTTT from the Candidatus Zixiibacteriota bacterium genome contains:
- a CDS encoding ATP-binding protein — translated: MAQLIDDLLRLSRVSRAELVVNEVDISSLARRTVEQLRTSEPNRQVEVHIEDGLYVQGDQQLLAVLLENLLGNAWKFTARKARPVIRLGSMIQDGERVLYVRDNGAGFDMTYVDKLFNAFQRLHTEGEFAGTGIGLATVRRIIRRHGGDVWAEGAINEGATFFFTLESINCQGGVYAPQGHTVSRG